The following coding sequences lie in one Tachysurus fulvidraco isolate hzauxx_2018 chromosome 19, HZAU_PFXX_2.0, whole genome shotgun sequence genomic window:
- the aebp2 gene encoding zinc finger protein AEBP2 → MSSSASTDTSEQDSPSPSDEHSGPAKPEGLRAPDHEPEQCVHMDDQGELQSGENACNGLEDKRMDTQSAHKGVGNTQGSTHVTGELRQEQREDENVSSPLHCAGTKTEHKPGHEIKRRPSVEISSSDGEPLSRIDSEDSISSTLMDMESTASSGRSTPAMMNGHGGAAPVSTKGSSSYPCCWDQCPLLFTSSPDLAEHIRSVHVDGQRGGVFVCLWKGCKVYNTPSTSQSWLQRHMLSHSGDKPFKCVVGGCNATFASQGGLARHVPTHFSSQNSSKLSSQAKLKEESPSKAGISKRRKLKNKSRRSLPRPHDFFDAQTMDAIRHRAICLNLATHIESQGKGHSVVFHSTVIARRKEDSGKVKVLLHWTPEDILPDAWVSESDRPQMKTKVVHLSQLPQDTAVLLDPNIYRMFF, encoded by the exons ATGTCTTCTTCCGCCAGCACCGACACGTCCGAGCAGGACTCCCCGAGCCCCAGTGACGAGCACAGCGGCCCGGCTAAGCCCGAGGGCCTGCGCGCTCCGGACCACGAACCGGAACAGTGCGTTCACATGGACGATCAGGGCGAGCTCCAGTCGGGGGAGAACGCGTGTAACGGGCTGGAGGACAAGCGCATGGACACGCAGTCCGCACACAAAGGCGTCGGGAACACGCAGGGCTCCACACACGTGACGGGGGAGCTGAGACAAGAACAAAGGGAGGACGAGAACGTGTCCTCACCGCTACACTGCGCCGGCACCAAGACTGAACACAAACCGGGCCATGAAATCAAGCGCAGGCCCAGTGTGGAGATCTCCTCCTCTGATGGGGAACCGCTCAGTCGTATTGACTCGGAGGACag tatCAGCAGCACCCTGATGGACATGGAGAGCACAGCATCCAGTGGACGCTCCACACCAGCCATGATGAACGGCCACGGAGGGGCAGCTCCAGTATCTACCAAAGGTTCCTCATCCTACCCCTGCTGCTGGGATCAGTGTCCTCTGCTGTTCACCAGCAGCCCGGACCTGGCCGAACACATACGCTCGGTCCACGTGGATGGTCAGCGTGGAGGG gtgtttgtgtgtctgtggaagGGCTGTAAGGTGTACAACACGCCTTCCACTAGCCAGAGCTGGCTCCAGAGGCACATGTTGTCCCACAGTGGAGATAAACCTTTTAAG TGTGTTGTGGGCGGCTGCAACGCCACCTTCGCCTCTCAGGGAGGACTGGCACGTCATGTTCCCACCCACTTCAGCTCCCAGAACTCATCCAAGCTTTCGAGCCAGGCCAAGCTGAAGGAAGAGTCACCTTCCAAAGCGGGCATCAGCAAACGCAGGAAGCTGAAGAACAAAAGCAGGAGATCATTAC CTCGGCCACATGACTTCTTTGACGCACAAACCATGGATGCCATCCGACACCGTGCCATCTGTCTAAATCTGGCAACCCACATCGAGAGCCAGGGCAAGGGCCACAGTGTGGTGTTTCACAGcacg GTGATTGCGAGACGGAAAGAGGATTCAGGGAAGGTGAAAGTGCTGCTCCACTGGACCCCAGAGGACAT aCTGCCGGACGCGTGGGTGAGCGAGAGCGACCGACCGCAGATGAAAACCAAAGTGGTTCATCTGTCACAGCTTCCTCAGGATACGGCCGTGTTGCTGGACCCCAACATCTACAG gATGTTCTTCTAG